The Andrena cerasifolii isolate SP2316 chromosome 14, iyAndCera1_principal, whole genome shotgun sequence genome contains the following window.
AACATTCGGAAACTCGCGGAGCGTTTCGCTGCGCGCCGCAATCATCGATACGTTTACCGGTTTTATCCACTCCGCCGTTCCCGTTTGCAGGATATTCATCGCGACGCATCACTCCTCCTCGGAACGTTCACTTTCCTCCGTCCAAGCTCGCCCCATCCTCTTTACGGGCGATTGCTCCGACCAGCCGCGAGTATCCGGGTCCCGGTCGAGGGAGACTTCATCCCCGTCGTCTATTAAAACGAATCCTCTGACGATTTCTCTGCTGGGTAAAGGGTCTACTTCGGAGGCTCTGATAGCAGCGATGTAAACAATGCTCAGGGAATGGGGAAGAAGGAGGAAGATAGGCGGACGGGTGAACTAACCGTGTAAAAGCGCGTGTACCAAGGTCGGCTGAGTACTGTCCCGCGTTAAGAGAACCGTGAAAATCCGGCATCGTAAGGTAAGGTTGCGTGCAGTGGAACGAGAGCTCGGCTGGGGAGAACTCGCGGGATTGTCTGTGGATGAGAAGTGGTTACGGGAAGCCCGTCGCTGGACAACTCAGCAGGGCGACTGCCACCTGAAATCCTCAGCTGAGCAGAGACCACCTCTGCTCCTTGCAGTCTCTCAACGGAGAGAGAACTCGAACGAACTCCTCCCATATCGGTGCTCTACTCCCCCCACGAGCCTCGCGCTTACCATCGTGGGCACAGGATTCACCAGCTACCGCACGCGGACGCTCCAAGCCGGTCGTTAGAAGAAACCGCGCCGCTGCTATTGTTAATCGGGCGCATCCGCTGTAAAACGCTGAAACGTTCGTGCGATTGTAGCGAGCGTCTATTAAAACGGGAGTGAAGAGGATGTAGGTGCTACTATTAATAAATAGATGAGTTTTAAAGTACCTTTTGCGCCGCTTTGCGGGAGAGATGAGGCGGGAAAGCTCGTGGACGTCGGAGGAGTTAATCAACGTTTAACTGCTGAAGTGTCCTAGGTCCCGGGGAAACACTGAGGGCAGAATATGTTGATTGGAATATTAGGAGCAAAAGACGGTCCACTTTGTAAGAGTTGATAATTCCGACGTAAACTCCGTAAAAGGTTTGTGGGCCACGTTTGCCTGGTCCGGGCACGTGGTCGACGCTAAACCCATTAGCATGGAGGGAGATCGTTTTCCAGGCTGTTTAGCGAGTAAATACGAGTCCGTGCCAGTTCCCGTTTTATCCACATATCAACCCTTCGCGTTAATCTGTTCACGTCAAATTATCCGCTCTCTGAATTATCGACATTTCTTTGTACTGACATCCCGATCGAAGAGCGTGACTTTCTAATTGCCGTGTCGCGCGACACGGCGTGCAAAAAGCCGCGATACAATTTGCCGGTAGCGCCCCCTTTTTCACGATTGACTCCCACTAGATCGCGTTGCAATTTACTCTCCAACTATAGACAGGAAAGGTCGCGAAAAAATCGGTCAccattagaatataaaaaatacaatcgCTTCGATGTACCTGACCTCTACCTTGGTGCAATTTCGGACATCGAGCTTTCACTCTTTCGCCGCAGTCGTTTGTCTGACTCAGCTCCCTTTTCTTCCTCGACGGTTCATCGTTTCGACGCGGCCGATTTTCGTAGGATAGGCATTTATAAAAACGCGCGATAGGGGGAAAGCCTGTGTCTCGAAACGAAGGAAACTCTGTGATCGGTAAATATGAATCACGCCGGGTCTGATGCAAAGGTGAAGGCGTGGGCACCCTCGGTTCCTTGCAAGATACCCGATAATATCGTCTCCTCGGAGTTCACCTCGATGAAAGTGTTCGTGCCGTCTTACGAGAGGTATGCTATCTTTCGCGTTATCTCGATCCAGTCGGTTTTATGTGTGATTAATGAGCCGTGGTGAAAAATTGCGAGTAGAGAGAGGCGCCCGTGCATAGAGCAGTTGCTAACGAACGAGTACCAACGCATCTGGTGGCAGGAGAAGGAAGTATGGGATAAAAGGCACAGCACCAAGATTCCTaccaaaaaattattacaacgtATGGTAAGAAAGAGCCGTAGAGGGTAATTGAACTTTTCTGCCATAATCACAATGAATTCTGCTTTCCGTTTCTTCTGCCTTTCTCCAGTGGCGAATgattatatcttatttttacACTCATTGAATATCGCTGGGGCTCGTAAACGATAAGGAACGAGCACCGTAAACGTTTAGCAGGATACGTTACAATTAATGTTGCTTAAAGAAAGTGACCATCACTTCTCGCGATAGCTCGTCGAGCAAAAACGAACGGACATTTCCTCTGAACATCCATTCACCACTCGATGCCTCTTAGTTCGTTTAAAGTTTCATTTTCGACGATTACACTTCATTGTCGActctcgaaaaaattatttctttacgaaCGATAAGAGCGACGCTTCCGTGGCAAAGTAGAAAAATCTTGCAGCACCCCCTATTATTAAACGATCAGGTTATCCAAACGTGAATCAGAATAAATTCCTATTTACCATATGAATAGGAATATTGTTCGCTACAGCTAATTCGAAGGAAGCCAACAACGACACCTGTTATGGATATGACaaagaaggttaaaaaaataaggaaaaagaaGGTCTCGAAATCGGTGGACACGGAGGAAAAACAAATAGAGGAACCGATCGAACCAGAAACTACGGAAGAGAAGGAGGACGACAAAGATAAAGAAACAGCATGACTCGTAAAAAAAACATAGAATTTTCAGGCTCGTAATTCTAGATTAACGTCTACCAACTTCAATACCTTTCTCGAAACACAAATGTTTCGACACCCGGCAGACTGCACACGTGACTAAACGTTCGAGTTTACGTTCTACCAGTTCCTCCGCCCCGGCCTCGAAATTTTCAGTTCGATAATTACATGTCAGTTTTTGTAGACGCGTTGCATGCGCCGGACTTCgagaaagtgaaataaaaggcTGCTACATTATCTCGATTGGATCGTAACGAACTGGGCGAGACCAAAATTTAGATACTAGCAATTAGTAGTGGCAATTGGATGCAAGAAATAaacgtccttttttttttctttaaatcgcTGCCTATATGGGAGCAGAATTTCGCCTTTCTATATCCCCGCTGGCGTCGCTGGAACTGGACGGGATGCTTTATCGAATAATCGATGCCCTGCCATCATTTCTACACGCGAGAATGATACGAAGGCGTAACCGCGTCTAAGGTGGACATTAAGAATAATGCGCGTGTTTGCAATGGCAATGTGTAACAGGCGTGTGCCACTGGATATCCACGCGAGATGTTTATGTAATTTTGAGtgattttttttgtcaattaTGCGGACTTTCTAATACTGTTACTCACCAGCCCCGTTATATTATGGCCAGATTACGCGAGGTGGACACCACACACTTGCACTTTGTGGAAAGACGAAAGTGGAAAATGCTGATGCAACGTGCAACGATAGTTGAGTTTGATTTCCACAGCATGTGGTATGAATTTTTCAAGAGGGATGGAGAATGCTGTCGCGCGCTCTGTTCCTTCATCTATTTATTCTCGCAACGATTCGTCACTTTGTTGCCGgtgttccttcttttttttttttggttagcCAACGATCCGACAGGGCCTATTAACTTGAATTATCCTTCCGAATGCACCTTTCCCAATCGATGTGTTTTTAGTCCGCCCGTCTATTTTAGGCTCCTTAACCGTTGTTTACATAACGAAAATCCATGCTATCGGTTTTGCAAGAGCGTTAACTCCAGACACCGACTAAGTAATTGaacttcctttttttctttactttagagCAGTAAAAGTAACGTGTTCGATCGTTTAGGGTACAAGCAATCATTTTAACGTCAACAGATGGATTTCAAACACGTTAGACACTCTTACATCtcgtttagatttttttttttatcttatatCGAGCTACTGATTTTCTATTGGTATGTTAGGTTATATAAATCCATTGAAtaattgtatattttatatattgtcGATCGTTTACGACTGCACAATTTTTCTGTGTTATTCgtttatcaatatttttgaAGGAAAAGCCCAGAACTCGTCCAAGGCGAACTACATGCCTCTATATCTATCAATTAACTACCCGATATTTCAACTATAAAACGAAATGAAACAATCAACGTGATTGCATCATAACCTATTCTGCCGCGAAATCGATTGATGGTAACCGAAAAAAGACCGACAAATATTCCTCGTAAAATCCGAATCCATCATCGATCGTTAATATAATTTCGTATAAACATTAATCGCAAAAACAATACCAGATTTCCTATGAAGAcactttttgtatttatttcgtATCGCAACCGTGCAATTTCTAGGCGCAACTGCGTTGACCATCGAAACGATCGATTACGATAACCTAAACGGAGAACTGAACATTTTTACGAGCCCCTTAAAACACGAAACCCATTAGCGTATCGAGGGAAAGAGTTTTTGCAAATGTAAAAATCTTTTTCGCAACGATTTTACTGTTGCGAGGATCGCCTGCTCCACGGCGTGCAATGCTCTCCGACGGGAGAACCATTAATTGTGCTGGATTAAGAGATAACAGATTGCAGTTTACAACTCTGCTCGAATGTTACAAATCTATCTTTAGTCGAATCGAGTTCCGGTACGGAAAAAACAGCACAACTACGTACAACTTCATTCGATATCCTTCGGATATAGTGTTACATTCGCGCTAGGCCATATTCCGTTTCTACCATTCCGTTGCAAAACTACCTGGGTGTTTCATTACGGTTACCCTGTCGCGTTAAGTAACACCTATCGTCAATTATTTCCTATAGATCCTTCGACCCACTCCACTGCACGAGAGACTAACCAAATGCCACCCCCGTCGCTTGCCCGATCGTGAACGCACAGAATTTATATCGATACCATAAAAAACGACAGAGTAAAGTAGAATTATCTTGAAAGGAGGAATAAACTTGTAATAAAATTTACGGACCTTTACACTGCAGTTACTGCACATCAAAACGATACTTGAAGGAACGAGCGCGATACGAAATCTCGTGGCACAGTGGCGGCATTACGTGAACTCACCGATAGGTGGCTTTGACCAACAGCCGGTTCTTGCAAGTTCTGTAACAGTGGCCAAATCCGTTAAACCTGTAAACGTTAATTCTTCGTCCCCAAAATGGACAAATTGcatttgtaattaaaatatgAATTAGAGATTTAAGTTAAGATTCCAGTCCTCCGCCTTCGATAACGTTATCTATATAATTAAACGGTCGACTCGCTTGAAATGGTATCAAGTTGAAAGAGCGAAAACATTGCATTCCTTTGCCAGCTGAAATATTTGGAACGCGCAGGTATTATTTAACAAAACGACTTGTTGGAATTGAATAAGACGAGTGTATTTTAAACGCCAAGTAACCGTGAAATAATATAGCTTCCGCAACAGTGCTGCCGCCTAACAGCGCAGTGCCGCGTAAGTCATCGTCGCCTCCATTTTAGCTTGTCGAAGCTGGTTTTAGTCGTTACGTTACGTGTGATCGGTTACGGGTTCGATAACGTATAATTTCGCTCGTGACTATGTTTTAAAACGCTTCCACTTGGACTAATCCGTGGTAATGCAAAACGCGTTATACGGCGGTGAAACGTTAAGTGTAAAATTGTTTAAgcaattctaattttttcctcGGCATGTCAGAAGGCGAGGCTACGGCGTCGCAGAAGAAACAGCAGCCATTTCAGCAACAGCCTCAGCTTGGAGTAGGCTCAATGGCGAATATGGCATGGCAATATCCCTCGCCAAACAATATGCATAATATGTTTCCTCCATATCCGGGGTAAAGTTCTCCTATTCATTTCGACGTACTCGCGTAAGCCAGATCTTGTCGTGCAACAAAATCGAATGACTCATGCGGCGCGTTCCGATCGAAAGGACGATGTGGGTGTACCACGGGCGACGCAAATAGATGTAACGTTCTGCGATTTCGTTCGAATACCCATGTTTCGGTTCAATTTCAACCGACGCAAACGTATTCCACGTTCCGTTCGATCGATGGTTGGATGAAATAAAGATCGaagcgtaaaaaaaaaaagagaatggtctaaggtaaatggcccagtggtggaacagttaaggaagcagttgagataattgcaatttcttttatattcaaacagtataaaattataactaaaTATGATTATTCGAAAGCGTAAAATATCTACTTTCTGATAAAGTAACaagaaaagttttaaattaattaaaacatgaaactgttcatatggcccagtaattaattgaaattcatAGCTTGTCCCAGTCATTAATTATCAGTGCcccaattattgaatatatatataatttaactatttctatcagttaatgaaaagaaatcaatatggtaatattttggggtaataaaaatattttatttataataaatttgtgttactttctttattatttacccgaattaattatttttccttgTTTAAGCACTGGACCATTTACCTTGTGTAGCGAAATGTATTGATATATCTAACTAATGTTGACCTAGTTTTAGATTAACGCGTGTAGCACAAGTGCGTTTGGAAATATATAAACACGCATCTTAACAGAATTGAATGTAGTTGTATTTGAAATGTGTTCGCAGATCCTATGACCCATATATGGCTAGGAGCAACGAGTTTAATTGCCTGTATGATTTTTTTTGCAGACAGTTGTATGGACCTGGATATCAAGGTGTACCTCATCAAGggcaaatatttaattattatcatGCAATGATGCCTGGATATGGACAACCTTTTAATCCACAGCAGATaccacagcagcagcagcaacaccagcagcaacagcaacaacaacaacaacaacaacagcagggCAACAATCAAGGAAAACAACTGCACCAACAACCACCTGTACCTGGGACACCAATGTCCTTGGACGACGATTCCGATCTTCCTCCATTGCCACCCGGACCGCCGCCGTCCGTGCAGACGTCTCAACAGCACACCAATCAAGTGCAGCCGTTGATGCAACTCCATTCAGGATACATGTACAATTCGTTCCCGTATAACACCTGGAATGGAATGCACGGCGATATGTCCCGTAAGCGTCCACCCGTGCGATTATTCTTTCAATCCCTGGACCCGACGAAGCTCGTCCTACTAACCAACCTctattcttcttctcttctttcagAGTACAGCAACCAAGTACGCTTTAACGTACAGAATAAGAAAAATGGCTTAGCGTTCACTCCATCTGGCAATAGTGGAGCCGCGAAGAAAAAACGTAAGCGGAACAAAAACTTAGCAGCTCAATTCAACAATAGCTTTCAGGCGAATAGTCCAACCACCAATTTCGTACCGGGTCCAAATCTCAAGACTGAACTACCACCCTTACCTCCCGCGCAGCGTGAAGTAGCAGCTCCTCCTCCGCCAAACGAAGAATCCCCCGCTCCTACTACACCTGCCACTACCACCATTAATACTAGTGCTGGTACCCCAGCGGTAGGTACTCCCTCTATCGTGACAACCCCCAGTCCGGTGATAGATTGGCCTGATAGCTTGAAGAACTACGTGAACAGATGCTACGAAAAGTGCAAAACGGCAGTGGACAAGGATCAAGTTGAGATTATATTGAAAGGGAAGATCACGCGCGCTGCGAACGATGGCTCGCTATGGGTGAAGGACTGGGACCAAGAGCCTTTGCCCAGCATTCACAGCGAACGTATGACCATAACGATAAAGCCTAAAAAGCCAGCGTTAAAGTTGAATAATTTGGCGAACCCGCTGATGAATGCACAGGGAGGCTTGCGCAAGCCAGGTCTCTCCACTTCTCTCGGGGCTAGGCTTGGCGTGCGTCTCTCTGTGAATCATAAACGGTCGAGGTCGAGGACTAGGTCAAGATCAAGATCCAAGTCGAGATCTAGATCGAGGTCGAGGTCGAGATCCAAGTCGAGGTCGAGGTCGAGGTCGCGTTCGAACACACGTAGCCCGCCGTCATCCCGAAAGTACAGGCGTAGTACGTCCTCCTCGTCGAACGTTAGCGATCGGGAGCACGATTATAAGTTGTTAAAGCCGAAAAAGTCCGCTAAAAGCAAACAGAATCACGGCAGCAAGAAGGCAAAGAAGACTAAACAGATGAAATCACATTTCTATTCAGAATTTGGTTTAGCTACAGGCAACACTGAGGAGCTAGGGTCCAAGGAGAAATTGCAACAACGCGCCGCAAGATTCAACGATACTATTTCTAGGACAGTCAGCAATGATAAAGACGACTCGTCTGCAGATTTTGATTTTACTGGACTCCACATTGTCGGAATATGCAAGGATATAGAGAAGCCCTACTTGCGTTTGACATCTGTAAGATTCCCTTTCATTGATCATTCGCGGAATCACTGGAACGAGTGGTTTAACATAATTCTCTACGCTTGCGTGTTACAGGCTCCAGCTCCCTCCGCTGTACGACCGGTAAGTGTTCTCCAAAATTCTTTGGCACATGTCAAGAAGCGCTGGGTGGCTGATCAAGACTATAGATATGCTTGCGATCAACTTAAATCCATTCGTCAAGATCTTACCGTCCAAGGTGTAAGAGATGCATTTACAGTCCACGTGTATGAAACGCACGCCCGTGTAGCTCTAGAAAAAGGCGATCACGAGGAGTTCAATCAGTGTCAGACACAGTTAAGGATGCTGTATCAAGATGTCGGCGGAGACAATCGGTGTGAATTTATCGCGTACcggatattgtattatattttcacaAAGAATACTCAAGGTAAGGAGTCGAATTTATCATCGGGACAAATCTACGGATGCTCAAACCCGATGAATGGTAAAGGAGCGTTAATGTTCGTGTTGCAGATTTATCAACAATTTTAGCAGCATTGTCGAGCGAAGACAAAAACGATGAGTGCATAAAACACGCATTGAAAGTACGCTCGGCTTGGTGGCTGGGTAATTTCCATGCCTTTTTCAAATTATACACATCTGCCCCGAGGATGGCGGCCTTCCTTATGGACTGGTTTGTCGCAAGAGAACGCAAGAATGCACTCAAGTGCATGATAAAGTCGTACGTACT
Protein-coding sequences here:
- the LOC143376380 gene encoding uncharacterized protein LOC143376380, encoding MNHAGSDAKVKAWAPSVPCKIPDNIVSSEFTSMKVFVPSYERERRPCIEQLLTNEYQRIWWQEKEVWDKRHSTKIPTKKLLQRMLIRRKPTTTPVMDMTKKVKKIRKKKVSKSVDTEEKQIEEPIEPETTEEKEDDKDKETA
- the LOC143376345 gene encoding leukocyte receptor cluster member 8 isoform X1, which translates into the protein MSEGEATASQKKQQPFQQQPQLGVGSMANMAWQYPSPNNMHNMFPPYPGQLYGPGYQGVPHQGQIFNYYHAMMPGYGQPFNPQQIPQQQQQHQQQQQQQQQQQQQGNNQGKQLHQQPPVPGTPMSLDDDSDLPPLPPGPPPSVQTSQQHTNQVQPLMQLHSGYMYNSFPYNTWNGMHGDMSQYSNQVRFNVQNKKNGLAFTPSGNSGAAKKKRKRNKNLAAQFNNSFQANSPTTNFVPGPNLKTELPPLPPAQREVAAPPPPNEESPAPTTPATTTINTSAGTPAVGTPSIVTTPSPVIDWPDSLKNYVNRCYEKCKTAVDKDQVEIILKGKITRAANDGSLWVKDWDQEPLPSIHSERMTITIKPKKPALKLNNLANPLMNAQGGLRKPGLSTSLGARLGVRLSVNHKRSRSRTRSRSRSKSRSRSRSRSRSKSRSRSRSRSNTRSPPSSRKYRRSTSSSSNVSDREHDYKLLKPKKSAKSKQNHGSKKAKKTKQMKSHFYSEFGLATGNTEELGSKEKLQQRAARFNDTISRTVSNDKDDSSADFDFTGLHIVGICKDIEKPYLRLTSAPAPSAVRPVSVLQNSLAHVKKRWVADQDYRYACDQLKSIRQDLTVQGVRDAFTVHVYETHARVALEKGDHEEFNQCQTQLRMLYQDVGGDNRCEFIAYRILYYIFTKNTQDLSTILAALSSEDKNDECIKHALKVRSAWWLGNFHAFFKLYTSAPRMAAFLMDWFVARERKNALKCMIKSYRQNLAVDFVVAELAFESLDKFYEFVNEFGLVYADPEQHLIDCKTSSASVGAW
- the LOC143376345 gene encoding leukocyte receptor cluster member 8 isoform X2, translated to MANMAWQYPSPNNMHNMFPPYPGQLYGPGYQGVPHQGQIFNYYHAMMPGYGQPFNPQQIPQQQQQHQQQQQQQQQQQQQGNNQGKQLHQQPPVPGTPMSLDDDSDLPPLPPGPPPSVQTSQQHTNQVQPLMQLHSGYMYNSFPYNTWNGMHGDMSQYSNQVRFNVQNKKNGLAFTPSGNSGAAKKKRKRNKNLAAQFNNSFQANSPTTNFVPGPNLKTELPPLPPAQREVAAPPPPNEESPAPTTPATTTINTSAGTPAVGTPSIVTTPSPVIDWPDSLKNYVNRCYEKCKTAVDKDQVEIILKGKITRAANDGSLWVKDWDQEPLPSIHSERMTITIKPKKPALKLNNLANPLMNAQGGLRKPGLSTSLGARLGVRLSVNHKRSRSRTRSRSRSKSRSRSRSRSRSKSRSRSRSRSNTRSPPSSRKYRRSTSSSSNVSDREHDYKLLKPKKSAKSKQNHGSKKAKKTKQMKSHFYSEFGLATGNTEELGSKEKLQQRAARFNDTISRTVSNDKDDSSADFDFTGLHIVGICKDIEKPYLRLTSAPAPSAVRPVSVLQNSLAHVKKRWVADQDYRYACDQLKSIRQDLTVQGVRDAFTVHVYETHARVALEKGDHEEFNQCQTQLRMLYQDVGGDNRCEFIAYRILYYIFTKNTQDLSTILAALSSEDKNDECIKHALKVRSAWWLGNFHAFFKLYTSAPRMAAFLMDWFVARERKNALKCMIKSYRQNLAVDFVVAELAFESLDKFYEFVNEFGLVYADPEQHLIDCKTSSASVGAW